atcacggagaacgcgccattcttccatcaaagtaaattgaccAATCTTTTCACTTGCGTATAATTCCTGCGCTCTTGCGATAACATCatcctccgaccaaccgcttcgatgctcacgcttagcgctatcataagcgccaatccatttacccagtcttgtgttcatataattccaacggtttcggcaggcaacccaatcgcgcggaggatcgaatgagcaatgctcattacaatactcagcaatatctctccaaaatgtttctcctttctggtttcttccgacaacactgtttgttccgcaattaatccacccactaattagcactagattttgtgcagtgttccatgcgggtaaatgggcttttttgctcttaggagtgatttcattgacttcattatcagctgacccgccaccaagattgacttgtgttgaaaattccggaaattccgctacatcaacactcggaaaattttcaggaaccactagcatataaccactagactgaggtgtttgagatgaatatctcacagatccataagatggatgagagtttggaacaattgatgactggttaaaattttgtatgttttgaggaggttggtacgaatattgattcggatctggataatagtttggatttcgaggaggttggttggagatttgatgtgggacttgataatagtttggattttgaggacgttggttgaacaattgatgtgggacttgataattggtgggattttgaggatgttggtaagaaatttgatttggatcttcatagttgttgtggttttggttgtaaaatgggttgtttgaagaattctgggtgttgaaatggggattgttgggatccatttcaatacaaatgctaatagatagataaataagatggtgagagagataataagagagtgaaaaaacttggttttttttttctgtgtccaaatcaaacgaaccaagtctctatttatagagaaaaaaaaatcatgaattatggtataattttttttttcagaaatttttttttttatgaaataattgagttcaaaagataaggaaaaacgaaatcCGGACGGACCAACCAGAAGCAGCCACGTGGCAGGGGCTGaaaatttttctctctctcccctGCACGCGCCTTGTCTGGGCGTGCAGGCCACGCGCCTGCGGTGGCCACTGACCtcgcgccacgtggcacaccgcaggctctttcaacatgtttaattttttcaacaaaaccaccctctctctcctcTTTCAACCAATTTCAACAAACCACTATACCTATTAAACACAATTAAACATGTTTCAACAAAGGATTCAACCATCCAATGGATGGTCTTAGATTCAAATACATTCACTTCTTCATCTCTGGTTGGCACAAAGTTGCAGAATGAACCAGAATGCAACAAAACAAGCCTGCAGATGCATTCATGATGGCCAACAACACAACACAGCACAAATACGGCAACACAGATGAGCAGTGTCTTTATCACGCCCCAATAAAGCTTGCCGTGAATTATTCACCTACAGAGTTAGGGTGAGATTCGCATTCTTTGAGagcaagatttttttttatgaaattgtaCGTACACCTTGAATACTTTACATTGAAGTGGCGAACGGTTGGTCTTCAACCACTTTTAATATCACACTTATGTActgttcataaaaaaaaaatcctgtGAACATGATTTTAGTAAGCATAAAAGAGCTCTTATATAACCGAGGTCCCATTCGGCTGGTTTCATAGTCTAAAGCATACGTcgaaaaaattgaataaattgCCATACTCTAAAACAACCTCCACCTTATGAGGTTTCCTCTAACTGACCCAACCCAACCCACGGTGCTTCAGTTTAAATGACACCCTTGATTtaatagtttttaaattttaatggttgagattaatttaaattaagagaaatcatttatttaatatatattaatttactaaAAGACCCATACCACTTATCCTCTACCAACTTACCCCTTGACACCATTATTTCCGGTGACTTTCATTGTCCAACCCACCATTATTTCCGATGGCACCTTCACTGCTTCCCTTCTTCCCCCACCTCCAGACCAAAACAAGCCATTATTCATTTCAATCAAATAAACTAAATGAGGAAGCAAATCACTATCTATTTTCGATCAGCCAAAGAAACTCATTGTACAGGGGACCAAAACGCAGGTTCAGATGCAAAGTCATTTATGAGGTGGACAACAAAGAGACAAAAAATCAAGCAATTTTATCAggcaaaaaaaataatactcaaTCACCAAACCCACACACACATCAGAGAGCAATCTGACTAGGAAAGGAAGAGAAATCTCCAACATACATAACCATGAATTAGAAGCTTAGAATAaggagaaaaaaggaaaaatgcacCAACCAAACAACAATTGCCCGCCCTAACACACTCAGAAATTCTCTCCTCACCTCCTCCAACAAAAACCAAACCAACAACTGTGATTCAATAATACCCATATCAGACCTGCGAGCTCCTTGTTCAGATCCGCCACCATCTCCGACCAGACACCACCAAAACTTCTAGATCCGCCACCAGCGAAACACGGGCGTGAGAGAGAGAGCCAGTGGAGGTGACATGAACAAAGGGCCAGATCGGTGGAGGAGAAAGACATGCAAAGGTCACCTGTGGTGGCCAGAGGAGGTGACTCTAAGACTAAGATTGGAAAAGCGACAACCATGGTGGATTGCTCTCTGATTTGTGAAAAGTGATGGCTTTTGATGTTTGGAAACTGGAAGTAAAAGATCTGGAAAGCTCAATTCCAACGGTGAAGAAAAGCTTGAACTCGTTGAAGGAGAAGATCTGGAAAGCTCAAATCTACAAGTTCTAGTGGTTAAGGATGAGATCCAGGTCATTGTGCGGCGGCAGTGGTGGCCGGTCAGACTTGGTGGTGGTTGTGTGGCAAGGCTTAGTGAGAGAAAAGGAGAAGGATGGaatgtgaaaagaaaaaatgaacaaTTTTGTAATTATGCTGTGAAACAGTAATTGGTCCACCGTGggtcagtttgaaactgacacacggtagaTGCAGCCACCTTATGAAGacataaagagaaaaataattttttatttatgatgAGTGATGTAATAGAAAACagaatagagaaataaaaagagaataTGAGTGAAAATAAGATAGAAAAAAAAGTGAGATGGGAGTGAATCATAATTCAGAAAAATTAGATGCATATTCTTGCTTATCGCATTAATTAATGGGGGAGATGGAATTGAGGGATCCTCCTAAAATAAATGCTACCAACACTCATTTTGAGTTTATTGATAAAAATCATGTAGATTCTACGAAATTGAAGGTGAGACCATATGATTTAAGGTACTTGCTTGTGTGCCTTAAGCCAGGTCAGCGTATGATATATACCTGAGATAGCGTGTATCAACTAATTAAATCAATCTAGAGTGACATTAACTAAGCATTTCCCTCTCTTATTTTTTCAGTcagataaaaattattattaatttcaaTTGATGTATTATTTGAGAATAACTTTCCTTCTCCCTTAGTTCTAAAAAAAACTTTCTTTTTTCGTTGAGTGAATTTCAAAATCTTTCGCAtgagttcttcttcttccatcctCTTCTCCTTAATGTTGATTCCAGGGAAAGACCCATTGAGAAGTTCGCAAATGGCGGTCATTGCTCCACTGAGAATAATACTGTTGTCGTTCGTTGCATCATGAACCATGAGGTCCTTTATTTTCCAACCACAGGGTCTTCTTATCTAACTTTCCGTGTCGTCGTTAAGCTGCTGCCAGATTACGGTGTCGATAGAGTTGCAGCCTTTGAgaagactgatgaagaacccGATAACTGTTGTGGGATCTTTTGTGGCTAGTGGAGTTCGCGAATTAGAGCTCCTCAACAAGAACGTAGGATTGAGACTAGTAACACTTCTCAAATGTTGAAGGAAAAGAATCTGACGACGAAGTCGTTGAGTTAGTGGTTTGGGCGGTGGTGACGAGATTGAGGTCATGGAGGTGAGAAAACAATTATCTTTGATCTATTGAATAATTTTACCTTCCACAATTGGATGAGTTGGGACAAGCCAAATGAGCCAACAACAACGAGTGTGTAGAGTGATCACATTTTGCTTTCATAATGTAACTCGAGGTCAAAGAGCACTTACATAAtgtttgttttaaatattaGAACTAAAATTAAACAATAATGTAAGATTAaaagcaaaagtgcaattaagctatattttatattatatacgACTCGGACTATTGCGCATTTGCAACTGGATTCACGGTGCATGATCCCTTTGCAGCCGTTGGATATAGTATTTTTTAAATCAACATTGAAGATTAATGACCGACTACCTGGTTGGCTTGTCTCAAAGGTGACCCACGAATTTTTGTTAATTGCTCGTCACTTTGGTAATATGGTGATGCTGCCTTCATCTCGCCATATTCCTCTGATCGAGAGTAGTTTTGATAGCTTTGTCGATCTTCTTTTCCATGGCTTTGCCGAGATTCTGGTAGTCATGCATTTCGTTTTCCGCTAGGAAGAATGGCGCTATGCTTGAAAGGTTGTTTGAGAATGCATTGAAGATGTTTGTATAAATGTGTGACTGAGAATTTTTGCTAAGCATTTAGATGAATTCAACTTTAGTGAAGGATACATCCTGCATTAGTTTGTCACTAAGCCTTTTAGTATGGGGCTAACTGCTTTGTAGGTGTTTGTAGAAATGTGTGAGTGGGTATGTTAACCACGTGACTAAAAATGCAGTGTAAGTGTTTGTATAAGCAATGTTGCTAAGGTTTAAGCAATAAATGATTATGCTTGGTTAACATTCCCACTCACATTTTGCCTTTGTTTTATGGATTTTTTTTCGACGATGTCTTCGGTGGTACACTATGTTTAGTGACACACCGTGTACCTgtggaaaaaaatatgaaagtcCAAAAATACCCTGTACTAATATTGATATTCCATATCTATCATTTTGATTCCCTAACCTCTTCACCTTTCTCCTGGACGTTCTTGTTGAAGttttttcagattttttttcttcagttcCTCTTCTTCTACTTCATCTGGGTTCCTCGGTAACAATTGGGTTCCATTGAAGgtttttcttctaatttttgtttaaaaatttGAGTTTATGGAAAGTTGCTACTTCCTATCTGTCCTCAGACACAAAGTAAAGAATAACATAACAGAAATCATCAGTCCCATTTTGCTCCAAAAAACTAACAACACAAAAGTTAAAGTTCCAGTTCTTGTATTGGAGAACGGAAACATGTCCTCTTAGATCTCTCTATCTATGGTGTTTCTTGGTTCTTTTTTCGGAGCTATGAGGATCAGGACAGAGGGCTAGGGAGAGAAGAAGGAGGGGTCGGTCATGGTGGATAGAGAAGGCTGACGCGGTGGAGTGTGGTAATAGTAACACAGGGGAGAGCTGTTGAAGATAATGATGGATTGAAATTGGACAGAAGGATATTTTAGTATATTCAAATTTTAATCACAAATAATCTCAgccatataatttttaattattatatctaACTGTTATGGTTAAACTGAACCACCGTGATACACTTTTCAAGTGTACCACGGAAGACAACACCTTTTTTTTCCTTATAATTCTTGATTTGGGTCATGTGGAATTGACCGGCAGTTGATAGACTTCATAATCTACAGCTTACAAAATATCTTAAACCTCCAAGTGGGCCTGCATTTTGACAGTTCATAAATCGTAGTTTTCTCCGTAAAAAACGGAAGGTACAAATTGTGAGAAATTTGTTACAACATCCATTTTCACTAAAAAGAGAGGACCAGTCCCAAATACCAATGGCTGGTTTTTGTTGTACATGGAAAATAAAGATAGCAGGAGAAAAAAtatgagagaaaataaaaataatttttgcaaTAGATGATTTTTATTGATGTAACTGCTTAAATTTAAAtacacttgaaaaaaaaaaaaaaaaagataaagctCCATGATTTTGAAAACTGAGTCGCACATAATCAAAAGAAACAtaaaaatttcatcttcttACAAATTATATTGTAActtatttaaattcaaataaatttgaaatcatCCAAAGACACATATTTAAGAAAGATTACACAACACATTAGAGATTATTTTGAAAATCACAAATATTGATGCCTCAATCATGTGCATCTTTTAGTAACTTGAACCTTCAAGCCATATCTCATACCCATAACTACAGAAAGCCTTGGGGTTATAGGATGATCTTCCATAACTTGTATGCGAAATTTGGGTATTATAGCAGCTGCAACCATCTTTAACATAATGAAGGTAATGCCTTTACCCAAACAACTTCTAGGCCCTGCATTGAAAGTTATGAACTTACTAGATGGCATGTGTATACTGTGCCCTTTCTCTGATATCCATCTCTCAGGCTTAAATTCCAAGTAGTCATCTCCCCATATTTGTTCCATCCTTCCCATTGAATACAAGATGTACAATATCTTCGTATTTGGACCAACATGGTGCCCACTTGGGAGCGTATCATGGTTGATTACATACTTGTGCTCAAAAGGTACAGGAGTAAAAAGCCTCAAGGCTTCACAGACAGCTCCATGGAGGTAAACTAGCTTATCAAGGTCGAGACAATTATCTTCTTGGATTAGACAATTATCTTTAATCTCTTGAATAATTTTACCTTCCACAATTGGATGAGTTGAGACAAGCCAAAAAAGCCAACTTAGACCTGCAGCGAGTGTGCCATTTCCTGCTGCCAAGAGGTTAATAGCAGTGTCTCTTAGAAACTTGTCACTCACTTTCCCATTTCCACTTCCTTCCTTGATTAGAGATTTTAACAAGTGAAAATCTGTTTCCTCCACTACTCCTTCACTCTGCTGATCTTCACGTTTGGAATACGCTATACATTGATGCAAgaattggtcaagatttttttGGGCTACATTGAAATTTCTCTCTAGACCAATTTGCAGCCATTTTTGCAGCTTCCATATAAATGTTGGAGTGATGTGCCTGTAGAATATTGCATCTTCCAGAATAGGCAAAGATTTTTCACAAGCAATCTCTGAGAGCTCTTGGAACCTGCTAGGGAGGCAATGAGGATCAAATCCAAATAGAGTGGTGCTGGTGGTGTCAAAGGTGAACCTCTCAAAGATATCTTGTAAGTCCACAGTGGCTCCTACTTTGGATATTTGAGTTAAAATTGGTAGTAGGCAATTCTCCACCTTCTTCTCAATGGTTTGTTGAAGGAAGATCTCAAAGCTTTTCTTTTGGAACATTGAGTGAAGCATTGCCCTCTGCTGTTTCCAATCATGAGAATCTGAATTAATAATACCATTTCCAAGAACTTCAAAGATGTCATGGAAATTGGGGCCTTTCCCGTAGTTTCCAAAATTCTTGCTTGTGATGTGGTTGACATTCGCGGGATCGCTGGTGAAGATAAAGTTGGTGTCTGTGAACCATGGTCCTTGAAACCTTAGAGTGCCTCCATGATGTTTCAAGACCAAAGTTATAAAATCATGGATATCTGACACATTACGCCAAACTGCTGGTAGCATACCAATGATTGGCCAATTTGGGAGAAGTACATCTCTATTGCGTCTATTGTGGatggaaatgaagaagaaaatggttaCAAATACTGTAAAACATTCTATCATGGCCATTATATGTTTTTATGTCGAGTCAATTAAGTATGTTTCAGATTGTGTATATGATGCAAGTAGATGATTGCTTATATAATATGTAGAATTGAAAATGGATCAACTTTCAACCATAACCCAACAAGTTTTTGGTGCATGGCTTTTATATAAGTGGTTCAGGAGTAGTAGATATATAAGTGTGATATAGAAAGTGGTTGAAAGGACTAGATTTTCATCACTTCAATGCATAGATTTTGTGGTCTACAATTgcactacaattttttttacagaGAGATAACTTGCTAGAAGAATGTATCTCACCCTAACTTTGTTAAAACACATGTGAATTGAATTTGAGCTTATACCACATTCCCTTAAAAAAAGAGTTATACCACATTAAAAAAGAACAGTGCTACTCTGCTCCAACAATTGttaaacaaatttttttggAATGCCTTTGATAAAATATTTACGGAACTCACGAACGCCTGTTCGCGCCATGCTTTAGGAGAGTGAAGGAAAAATTATTGTTTAGCATTTCAAGTTGAATCAGTGGCAGAGTCAGGATTTTTGTGGAGTCGGAGCAACATTAGGCAGCGACTCTACTTTGGGTTCCGGTTGCACAACATTCACATTCTCAATACTTGCTCTATCAACCAAAAACTCGTACGTCATCTCTAAAATTTTAGATCTAAAGTTAATATTCTAGCAACAGTACAAGTTTTAGAAATGATGCACAAAACCCATAAATTCccaatcatcttcttcttccttctcttcctcctcctcctcctcccgctcCATCCAATACCATCACCACCGAAAACCCTACCCAGCACCACCAGATCGCGAATCAGGAAGTAGATCGAGAAGCAAACCACGAATCAGCAAGCAAATCGAGATGAAAATCGCGAATCAGGAAGCACAAAGCCCATAATCGTTATTAGAAAACTAGATGCAGATCGAGAATCGGAAAACAAATCGCAGAATCTGAAATAGAAGACCTTGAacgagagagagaatgagacaATATTTTTTGCCCAAGCTCCCCATTTTTTTTCACCCAAAAAGGGCCCAGCGACCcaaataaatttttgtttttttcaccATGGAGCCCGGGCAAGTGCCCAGAGAAGCCGGTCCTCGGTTCCTCCCTTGAGTTGAATAAAAACACATTCATTCTAATGACCCAAAAGGCATCAAGCATTTTCCATGA
This is a stretch of genomic DNA from Lotus japonicus ecotype B-129 chromosome 1, LjGifu_v1.2. It encodes these proteins:
- the LOC130732167 gene encoding alkane hydroxylase MAH1-like encodes the protein MAMIECFTVFVTIFFFISIHNRRNRDVLLPNWPIIGMLPAVWRNVSDIHDFITLVLKHHGGTLRFQGPWFTDTNFIFTSDPANVNHITSKNFGNYGKGPNFHDIFEVLGNGIINSDSHDWKQQRAMLHSMFQKKSFEIFLQQTIEKKVENCLLPILTQISKVGATVDLQDIFERFTFDTTSTTLFGFDPHCLPSRFQELSEIACEKSLPILEDAIFYRHITPTFIWKLQKWLQIGLERNFNVAQKNLDQFLHQCIAYSKREDQQSEGVVEETDFHLLKSLIKEGSGNGKVSDKFLRDTAINLLAAGNGTLAAGLSWLFWLVSTHPIVEGKIIQEIKDNCLIQEDNCLDLDKLVYLHGAVCEALRLFTPVPFEHKYVINHDTLPSGHHVGPNTKILYILYSMGRMEQIWGDDYLEFKPERWISEKGHSIHMPSSKFITFNAGPRSCLGKGITFIMLKMVAAAIIPKFRIQVMEDHPITPRLSVVMGMRYGLKVQVTKRCT
- the LOC130709936 gene encoding glutathione S-transferase T3-like; translated protein: MNNGLFWSGGGGRREAVKVPSEIMVGWTMKVTGNNGVKGLVLLHSGSFCNFVPTRDEEVNVFESKTIHWMVESFVETCLIVFNSQPPRNPNYYPDPNQYSYQPPQNIQNFNQSSIVPNSHPSYGSVRYSSQTPQSSGYMLVVPENFPSVDVAEFPEFSTQVNLGGGSADNEVNEITPKSKKAHLPAWNTAQNLVLISGWINCGTNSVVGRNQKGETFWRDIAEYCNEHCSFDPPRDWVACRNRWNYMNTRLGKWIGAYDSAKREHRSGWSEDDVIARAQELYASEKIGQFTLMEEWRVLRDQPRFCSQVGGNSGSRSSGSKRSHDSDASGSNSIGSIPRPMGREAAKKKSKKKIREDADEVVDKEWDSYIHFKEKELEKLEKIASAQAETNELMKEKTNAMKEKTNAKKVSMYLKLTSEEHLSDRKKELLEQLSKELFGN